Proteins encoded together in one Paracidovorax wautersii window:
- a CDS encoding tripartite tricarboxylate transporter substrate binding protein, with the protein MHRRSILRAGLLACTLAAPLAHAQPPGSWPDKPVKLVLPYPPGGNVDGAARIISEQLQQRLGQPFVVDNRPGAGGLIAGEAVAKAEPDGYTFFMGANGPVLFSPLIFKRNVYDWKKDFVPVSSVSFTPLLLQVHPKVRFRTLGELLEAAKVKGNDVIMASPGAGTTNHLVSEYLQRESGARWTTAHYKGNAPATTDLLGGQVQFNFDQLSVALPFVQAGRTRVLAVTSPQRLPQLPDVPTLAESGFPRFSAETFTGLLAPKGTSPQIVQRLSATLQQILADKAVQERFRALGSEARASTPQQFTQYLTQEDQRWTPIIQQAQITAD; encoded by the coding sequence ATGCACCGAAGATCCATCCTGCGCGCAGGCCTGCTCGCCTGCACCCTGGCCGCCCCGCTGGCCCACGCCCAGCCGCCGGGCAGCTGGCCCGACAAGCCCGTCAAGCTGGTCTTGCCCTACCCACCAGGGGGCAACGTGGACGGGGCCGCCCGCATCATCAGCGAGCAGCTGCAGCAACGCCTGGGCCAGCCCTTCGTGGTGGACAACCGCCCCGGTGCCGGCGGGCTCATCGCGGGCGAGGCGGTCGCCAAGGCCGAACCCGATGGCTACACCTTCTTCATGGGCGCCAATGGTCCGGTGCTGTTCTCGCCGCTGATCTTCAAGCGCAACGTCTACGACTGGAAGAAGGACTTCGTGCCGGTCAGCTCCGTGTCGTTCACGCCGCTGCTGCTGCAGGTGCATCCCAAGGTGCGCTTTCGCACGCTGGGCGAGCTGCTCGAGGCCGCCAAGGTCAAGGGCAACGACGTGATCATGGCCTCGCCGGGCGCCGGCACCACCAACCACCTGGTGAGCGAATACCTGCAGCGCGAAAGCGGCGCCCGCTGGACCACCGCGCACTACAAGGGCAACGCGCCCGCCACTACCGATCTGCTGGGCGGGCAGGTGCAGTTCAACTTCGACCAGCTGTCGGTCGCACTGCCCTTCGTGCAGGCAGGCCGCACCCGCGTGCTGGCCGTGACCTCGCCGCAGCGCCTGCCCCAGTTGCCCGACGTGCCCACGCTCGCCGAGTCGGGCTTTCCCCGCTTCAGCGCCGAGACCTTCACCGGCCTGCTCGCGCCCAAGGGCACCTCGCCGCAGATCGTGCAGCGGCTGTCCGCCACGCTGCAGCAGATCCTGGCCGACAAGGCCGTGCAGGAGCGCTTCCGCGCGCTCGGCTCGGAGGCCCGCGCCAGCACGCCCCAGCAATTCACCCAGTACCTGACCCAGGAAGACCAGCGATGGACACCGATCATCCAGCAAGCGCAGATCACGGCCGACTGA
- a CDS encoding flavin reductase family protein, with protein MTPSHTTLAADSLDPEATYRLMSGIVVPRPIAWITTLSAQGVVNLAPFSCFTFVSNKPPLLGVNIGRKAGRLKDTGAHIHERGEYVVNIGHGGQLHAIHESSAEHAPDVSEAELLGLATVPSGHIAVPRLADAPVSMECRLERVIPFGLTGAEFFVGEVLAFHVRSDLLQAGKIDTRALDPVCRIGGPNYATLGEIITLRGMAQTAKTVVGGGA; from the coding sequence ATGACCCCTTCGCACACGACCCTTGCCGCGGACTCCCTCGATCCGGAGGCCACCTATCGCCTGATGAGCGGCATCGTCGTGCCGCGGCCCATCGCCTGGATCACGACCCTGTCGGCGCAGGGCGTCGTCAACCTGGCGCCGTTCTCGTGCTTCACCTTCGTGTCCAACAAGCCGCCGCTGCTGGGGGTGAACATCGGCCGCAAGGCCGGGCGCCTCAAGGACACGGGCGCGCACATCCACGAACGTGGGGAATACGTGGTGAACATCGGGCATGGCGGGCAACTGCATGCCATCCATGAGAGCAGCGCCGAGCATGCGCCGGACGTGAGCGAGGCCGAACTGCTGGGCCTGGCCACGGTGCCGAGCGGCCACATCGCCGTGCCGCGGCTGGCCGATGCACCGGTGTCGATGGAATGCCGGCTCGAGCGCGTCATTCCCTTCGGACTCACCGGGGCGGAGTTCTTCGTGGGCGAGGTGCTGGCTTTCCATGTCCGCAGCGACCTGCTGCAGGCGGGCAAGATCGACACGCGCGCGCTGGACCCGGTGTGCCGCATCGGCGGGCCCAACTACGCCACGCTCGGCGAGATCATCACCTTGCGCGGCATGGCTCAGACGGCCAAGACCGTGGTGGGCGGCGGGGCCTGA
- a CDS encoding RidA family protein: MDTDHPASADHGRLSRQAPAARTSIHIGDFSHKNPIPAACRVGPLLESGSVLGTDPATGEIAPTIEAQCRFMLDNVRRIVEAAGGSTADIAKLTVWMKDRSQRPALNAPWLAMFPDPASRPARHAIHAPELDMGKLIECSFTAYIA, translated from the coding sequence ATGGACACCGATCATCCAGCAAGCGCAGATCACGGCCGACTGAGCCGGCAGGCCCCGGCCGCGCGTACCAGCATCCACATCGGCGACTTCAGCCACAAGAACCCCATTCCGGCCGCGTGCCGCGTCGGCCCGCTGCTGGAGAGCGGCAGCGTGCTGGGCACCGACCCGGCCACGGGGGAGATTGCGCCCACCATCGAAGCGCAATGCCGCTTCATGCTGGACAACGTGCGCCGCATCGTCGAGGCGGCCGGCGGCAGCACGGCGGACATCGCCAAGCTGACCGTCTGGATGAAGGACCGCAGCCAGCGCCCGGCGCTGAACGCCCCGTGGCTGGCGATGTTCCCCGACCCGGCCTCGCGCCCGGCGCGCCACGCCATCCACGCGCCCGAACTCGACATGGGCAAGCTCATCGAGTGCAGCTTCACCGCCTATATCGCCTGA